From Acinetobacter sp. ASP199, the proteins below share one genomic window:
- a CDS encoding YcgL domain-containing protein, translated as MQVSIYKSSKKDEMYLYVTRPAEENEAETFDPLHVLGEAVRVAFGRATFVMHLELSETRKLARANVLHVMDSIETRGFFLQMPPEGLINPNAVEPEGLRGA; from the coding sequence ATGCAAGTGTCTATCTACAAATCGAGCAAAAAGGACGAAATGTACCTTTATGTGACTCGTCCAGCTGAAGAAAATGAAGCTGAAACTTTCGATCCACTTCACGTACTGGGCGAAGCTGTCCGTGTAGCATTTGGTCGTGCGACTTTTGTCATGCATCTTGAACTGAGCGAAACCCGCAAGCTGGCACGTGCCAATGTTCTGCACGTCATGGATTCGATTGAAACCCGCGGTTTCTTCCTGCAAATGCCGCCTGAAGGTTTGATTAACCCGAATGCTGTAGAGCCAGA
- a CDS encoding HRDC domain-containing protein has translation MFQFIQDQAGLDQVLAQMDQSSVYALDTEFIKVDTLWPKLGVFQINVCGNVYLLDGTTLDLTGFFQRIFGAQQNIFHACGEDIDLIYHYTQQKSLSNVFDTQVGMAFLGHGLQVSYQNALKQMLDVEIEKDQTRSNWLARPLSQEQLLYAANDVHYLVQLGDQIKQELKQKHLLDFALEDCRFMTREIGEETPTALLYQDVGNYRHSRRQLMQLQQLAVWRDHIAKALNIPRSFIMKNSSMIHLVENNPKNMFQLSNVKDLRANIIRDHGKMILDLLKFLPDQSEWPLRLARPIRHSSNEVGTKIDTIIQHVVDETSIPKEVLMRKKWMSALYQHVVFHNDEQDLPEFLLGWRYEHLTKPLVELLRQDESYLSKQMKVVD, from the coding sequence ATGTTTCAATTTATTCAAGATCAAGCTGGACTCGATCAAGTACTTGCACAAATGGATCAAAGCTCGGTTTATGCTTTAGATACAGAGTTCATTAAGGTCGATACTTTATGGCCGAAACTTGGCGTGTTCCAGATTAATGTCTGTGGCAATGTCTATTTGCTGGATGGCACCACCCTTGATCTGACTGGGTTCTTCCAGCGTATTTTTGGCGCACAGCAGAATATCTTTCATGCCTGCGGTGAAGATATTGATCTGATCTATCACTATACCCAGCAAAAATCTCTAAGTAATGTCTTTGATACTCAGGTCGGTATGGCATTTTTGGGTCATGGGCTACAGGTGAGTTATCAGAATGCCTTGAAGCAGATGCTGGATGTAGAGATTGAAAAAGATCAGACCCGTTCAAACTGGCTGGCGCGTCCTTTAAGTCAGGAGCAATTGCTGTATGCAGCCAATGATGTACATTATCTGGTGCAATTGGGTGATCAGATCAAGCAAGAGTTGAAACAAAAGCACCTGCTGGACTTTGCACTGGAAGATTGCCGCTTTATGACCCGGGAAATTGGCGAGGAAACGCCAACTGCCTTGTTATATCAGGATGTTGGTAACTATCGTCATTCACGCCGTCAGCTGATGCAGCTGCAACAGCTTGCAGTATGGCGTGACCATATTGCCAAAGCGCTGAATATTCCGCGCAGTTTTATCATGAAAAACTCGAGCATGATTCATCTGGTGGAAAACAATCCTAAGAATATGTTCCAGCTCAGCAATGTGAAAGATCTGCGTGCCAACATCATTCGTGATCATGGCAAGATGATTCTGGATCTGCTGAAATTCTTGCCAGACCAGTCTGAATGGCCATTACGTCTGGCACGTCCAATCCGTCATTCTTCAAATGAAGTTGGTACTAAAATTGATACCATCATTCAACATGTGGTGGACGAGACTTCAATCCCGAAAGAAGTCCTGATGCGTAAAAAATGGATGAGTGCGTTGTATCAACACGTAGTCTTTCATAATGATGAACAGGATTTGCCGGAATTTTTACTTGGCTGGCGTTATGAGCATCTTACCAAGCCATTGGTTGAACTACTACGTCAGGATGAATCCTATCTTTCTAAGCAAATGAAAGTTGTCGACTAA
- the recR gene encoding recombination mediator RecR produces MFSDRFDQLVQALRILPSVGPKSAQRMALHLIMKNREGAIGLAHALTEATNHIHECSICHSLTEDEVCNICTSTERDDELLCVVESPADVMAIEQSGSFRGKYHVLGGHLSPLDGIGPEEIGIPYLLERLNKGQIREVILATNATVEGQATAHYLMEASKHLPIQITRIAQGVPQGGELEYVDSHTLSQAVHNRMRMK; encoded by the coding sequence ATGTTTAGTGATCGTTTTGATCAACTGGTTCAAGCATTACGCATCTTGCCAAGCGTTGGGCCGAAATCGGCCCAGCGTATGGCATTGCACCTGATCATGAAAAACCGTGAAGGTGCGATTGGTCTGGCGCATGCATTGACTGAAGCAACCAACCATATTCATGAATGTTCGATCTGTCATTCACTGACTGAAGATGAAGTCTGTAATATCTGCACCTCAACTGAACGTGATGATGAGCTGCTTTGTGTGGTGGAATCCCCCGCAGATGTGATGGCAATTGAGCAGAGTGGCAGTTTTCGTGGTAAATACCATGTGTTGGGTGGACATTTGTCTCCTCTGGATGGGATTGGACCGGAAGAAATTGGTATTCCCTATCTGCTGGAGCGTTTAAACAAAGGACAGATCCGCGAAGTGATTCTGGCAACGAATGCAACCGTAGAAGGACAGGCGACTGCGCATTATCTGATGGAAGCCAGCAAGCATTTGCCAATTCAGATCACCCGGATTGCTCAAGGTGTACCGCAGGGTGGTGAATTAGAATATGTGGATAGCCATACTTTGAGTCAGGCTGTACATAACCGCATGCGGATGAAATAA
- a CDS encoding YbaB/EbfC family nucleoid-associated protein — MNINMLMQQAQRMQKEVENNLKKAKEELAQVEVHAEAGGGLVKVTMTARNVVKRIQIDPELLQDDPDMIEDLIAAAMNDAARQAEAISEERMKSANQGMGLPPGLAGLF, encoded by the coding sequence ATGAACATTAACATGTTGATGCAGCAAGCCCAGCGCATGCAAAAGGAAGTAGAAAACAACCTGAAAAAAGCCAAAGAAGAGCTTGCGCAAGTAGAAGTTCATGCTGAAGCGGGTGGTGGTCTGGTGAAAGTGACCATGACTGCACGTAATGTGGTTAAACGCATTCAGATCGATCCAGAACTTCTGCAGGATGATCCGGATATGATTGAAGATCTGATCGCGGCTGCGATGAATGATGCGGCACGTCAGGCTGAAGCAATCTCTGAAGAACGTATGAAGTCTGCAAATCAGGGTATGGGCTTACCTCCAGGTCTGGCTGGTTTGTTCTAA
- a CDS encoding O-succinylhomoserine sulfhydrylase — MSQHDEIEYQLDTLAIRTGHTRTAEGEHSEPIFLTSSFVCDSAADAAAKFSGQIEGNTYSRYTNPTVQAFEKRLAVLDGAEAAVATSSGMAGVHAITLAYLKSGDHVVCSRAVFGSIISLFEKYVLKFGVDVTFVDLEDVQAWKQAIRPNTRLLFIETPSNPLAQVGDLQAIADIAHEANALFAVDNTFCTPVLQQPLKFGADLVVYSSTKYIDGQGRALGGAVVGSAKLMDEITSVIRTLGNSMSPFNAWVFLKGLETLSLRMKAHCASAQKLAEWLDAHPRVEKVYYSGLVNHPGHELAKKQQSGFGGVVSFVVKGDRAGAWTVIDNTRFLSITSNLGDAKSTITHPATTSHGRMSAEAKQAAGISEGLIRVSVGLEDIDDIIRDIQRGLDLI, encoded by the coding sequence ATGAGCCAACACGACGAGATCGAATATCAATTAGACACTTTGGCGATTCGTACTGGGCATACACGTACAGCAGAAGGCGAGCACAGTGAGCCAATTTTCCTGACTTCTTCATTTGTGTGTGACAGTGCAGCAGATGCAGCAGCAAAGTTTTCGGGTCAAATTGAAGGAAATACTTACTCTCGTTATACCAACCCTACCGTACAAGCATTTGAAAAGCGTTTAGCTGTGCTTGATGGTGCTGAAGCAGCGGTTGCAACCAGTTCTGGTATGGCTGGCGTGCATGCTATTACTTTGGCGTATTTAAAATCGGGCGATCATGTGGTGTGTTCACGCGCTGTATTTGGTTCCATTATTTCTCTGTTTGAAAAATATGTCCTTAAATTTGGAGTCGATGTTACTTTTGTTGACCTTGAAGATGTTCAAGCATGGAAACAAGCGATTCGACCAAATACACGTTTATTATTTATTGAAACGCCGTCGAACCCATTGGCTCAAGTTGGGGATTTACAAGCAATTGCAGACATTGCACATGAAGCCAATGCACTCTTTGCTGTAGATAACACTTTCTGTACACCTGTATTGCAACAACCCCTCAAATTTGGTGCAGATTTAGTAGTGTATTCATCAACTAAATATATCGATGGCCAAGGCCGTGCTTTAGGTGGTGCGGTTGTAGGTTCTGCAAAACTGATGGATGAAATTACCAGTGTGATTCGTACGCTTGGTAACTCAATGAGCCCATTTAATGCATGGGTGTTCCTCAAAGGCTTGGAAACCTTAAGTTTGCGTATGAAAGCTCATTGTGCAAGTGCACAAAAGCTTGCAGAATGGTTGGATGCGCATCCGAGGGTTGAAAAAGTTTATTATTCAGGTTTGGTGAATCATCCGGGTCACGAGTTAGCAAAAAAACAACAATCGGGCTTTGGCGGTGTGGTTTCATTTGTGGTGAAAGGTGATCGTGCAGGGGCATGGACTGTCATTGATAATACTCGTTTCTTATCAATTACAAGTAATTTAGGTGACGCGAAGTCAACCATCACCCATCCAGCTACAACTTCACACGGTAGAATGTCGGCAGAAGCAAAGCAAGCTGCAGGAATTTCTGAAGGTTTAATTCGTGTTTCTGTTGGTTTAGAAGATATTGATGATATTATCCGTGACATTCAACGCGGTTTAGACTTAATCTAA
- a CDS encoding alpha/beta fold hydrolase has product MIQLKQNLQRQRKKLKHLRARFFNSSSLVLSQKTPFEYIKQTELYKVRHYPAPERQFKEPLVFVAPLAINMDIYDLYPYRSLVKHFQHSGFEVYLVEWNRFSFKHKELNFLSFIDQAIPDAIDRICEHADSPYISLHGWSMAGVFVTLYTALHSPEHVKNLMVMGSPIDSYASGRVGKLFETTNKLISQNPALRDTVHKGLIPKQYIHTPGILNALGFKLLDPVGWFKSQKQFVLNLEKPEHVYEHATMGNFLNKMIDYPGGINQDMVLHLWLQNPLKHGSIHLDGQKIDLKNISCSLMVGAGLTDQIVTREAAEPLTQLTSSTDITFTLIPGGHLGLMSNQKTANTFWPKLTTWLEQRSTRLEQ; this is encoded by the coding sequence ATGATTCAGTTAAAACAAAATCTGCAACGTCAACGAAAAAAACTCAAGCACCTGCGTGCGCGGTTTTTCAACAGCTCCTCACTGGTGCTGTCTCAGAAAACCCCGTTTGAGTACATCAAGCAAACTGAATTATATAAAGTCCGGCATTATCCAGCACCTGAAAGACAGTTTAAGGAACCATTAGTATTTGTCGCGCCGTTAGCGATCAATATGGATATCTATGACCTGTATCCCTACCGTTCTTTGGTAAAGCACTTTCAGCATAGCGGGTTTGAAGTGTACCTGGTGGAATGGAACCGTTTCAGCTTCAAACACAAAGAGCTGAATTTTTTGTCCTTTATCGATCAAGCTATTCCTGATGCCATAGATCGCATCTGCGAACATGCAGACAGTCCTTATATTTCCCTGCATGGCTGGAGCATGGCAGGTGTCTTTGTCACCCTGTATACCGCACTGCATTCGCCAGAGCATGTGAAAAACCTGATGGTGATGGGTAGCCCAATTGATAGCTATGCTTCTGGTCGTGTTGGTAAACTGTTTGAAACTACCAATAAGTTGATTTCACAGAATCCTGCCCTACGCGATACCGTGCATAAGGGATTGATCCCAAAACAATATATTCATACACCAGGTATTTTGAATGCCTTGGGTTTTAAATTGCTGGATCCTGTAGGCTGGTTCAAGAGCCAAAAACAGTTTGTGCTGAATCTGGAAAAACCGGAACATGTCTATGAACATGCCACTATGGGTAATTTCCTGAATAAAATGATCGATTACCCGGGTGGAATCAATCAGGACATGGTACTGCACTTATGGCTCCAGAATCCGCTGAAACACGGTTCCATTCATCTCGATGGTCAAAAGATTGATCTGAAAAATATTTCCTGCTCGCTGATGGTTGGTGCCGGCTTAACGGATCAGATTGTCACCCGAGAAGCTGCGGAACCACTTACCCAACTGACCAGCAGCACAGACATTACTTTTACCCTCATTCCAGGTGGACACCTTGGTCTAATGTCAAATCAAAAGACAGCCAACACTTTTTGGCCTAAACTAACCACCTGGCTTGAGCAGCGTTCTACTCGACTAGAGCAATAA
- a CDS encoding NAD(P)-dependent oxidoreductase, translated as MMIQSVAFLGLGAMGYRMAAHLPKHFDTVYVWNRTAATAEQHAAEHGTQAVSLGQAIQADVIFSCLPTSADVEALVQGLELKSGSIWVDCTSGVPDAARRLEEALADQGVIFLDAPVSGQTIGAENGTLTVMIGGSAAGFEQALPAIQAFGKLIKHVGESGAGFAVKAVNNMLMAVNLCAVAEGFTTLKAHGVSLNEALECINASSGKSNVTETVMPQRILNRSFPLTFALPLLAKDTGIAVDLVRDAKLSAPLLSLTQNLIQAANLQAEENSDFSAAVKMYESWSKITIE; from the coding sequence ATCATGATTCAATCAGTTGCATTTCTCGGCTTGGGTGCTATGGGCTATCGCATGGCTGCGCATTTACCCAAGCATTTTGATACGGTCTATGTGTGGAACCGTACTGCTGCCACAGCAGAGCAACATGCAGCTGAACATGGCACACAGGCAGTAAGCCTGGGACAGGCTATCCAGGCAGATGTAATCTTCTCCTGCTTACCAACCAGTGCCGATGTTGAAGCTTTAGTCCAAGGCCTGGAATTAAAATCAGGAAGTATCTGGGTTGACTGCACCAGTGGTGTACCTGATGCCGCTCGTCGCCTGGAAGAAGCTTTAGCAGATCAAGGCGTGATTTTCCTGGATGCACCTGTCAGCGGTCAGACGATCGGTGCTGAAAATGGCACATTAACTGTTATGATTGGTGGTAGCGCAGCAGGTTTTGAACAAGCCCTTCCCGCGATTCAGGCTTTCGGCAAGCTGATCAAGCATGTTGGTGAATCTGGCGCCGGTTTTGCAGTGAAAGCAGTCAATAATATGTTAATGGCTGTAAACCTGTGTGCAGTTGCAGAAGGCTTTACAACGCTGAAAGCGCATGGTGTAAGCCTGAATGAAGCACTGGAATGTATTAATGCATCAAGCGGTAAAAGTAACGTAACTGAGACCGTGATGCCACAGCGTATTTTAAACCGCAGCTTTCCACTTACCTTTGCATTACCGTTACTTGCCAAAGATACAGGCATTGCGGTAGATCTGGTGCGTGATGCCAAGCTATCTGCGCCGTTGCTCTCTCTGACCCAGAACCTGATTCAGGCAGCCAACCTTCAGGCAGAGGAAAATAGCGACTTTTCTGCAGCGGTAAAAATGTATGAATCATGGAGTAAAATTACCATTGAGTAA
- a CDS encoding YARHG domain-containing protein, protein MKKLTAATVMSFAALLGASTSVLASEQECKKLKNDHDVIYASKGFCFKDPDAKAKYGNDNCYTTKPKFSEKEQQRLDVIKDRQKELNCK, encoded by the coding sequence ATGAAAAAATTAACTGCTGCGACAGTGATGAGTTTTGCAGCATTGCTAGGGGCTTCAACTTCAGTTTTAGCTTCTGAACAGGAATGCAAAAAACTGAAAAATGATCATGATGTAATTTATGCTTCTAAGGGCTTCTGTTTTAAAGATCCAGATGCCAAAGCAAAGTATGGTAATGACAATTGCTACACAACCAAGCCAAAATTCTCAGAAAAAGAGCAACAACGTCTTGACGTAATCAAAGATCGTCAGAAAGAATTGAACTGTAAATAA
- a CDS encoding HIT family protein, whose translation MTYDDQNIFARILRGELPAIKVYEDDQVLAFMDIMPQADGHTLVIPKSPAVTLLDLDPEVAAYTIQIVQKIAKAIEKGLGVSGIVLMQLSGAAAGQTVPHVHFHLVPTSLHNLGKHALVMGDQEKIKALAEKIKAAL comes from the coding sequence ATGACTTACGATGATCAAAATATTTTTGCACGAATTCTGCGTGGTGAACTGCCTGCAATCAAGGTGTATGAAGACGACCAAGTTCTTGCATTTATGGACATCATGCCTCAGGCAGACGGTCATACCTTGGTCATTCCTAAATCGCCTGCAGTGACGTTACTTGATCTGGATCCTGAAGTGGCTGCATATACCATTCAGATCGTACAAAAGATTGCCAAAGCCATCGAAAAAGGCTTAGGCGTATCAGGTATTGTCTTGATGCAGCTTTCAGGTGCTGCCGCTGGTCAAACCGTGCCACATGTACATTTTCATCTGGTCCCTACTTCTCTGCATAATCTGGGTAAACATGCCCTGGTCATGGGTGATCAGGAGAAAATCAAGGCCTTGGCTGAGAAAATCAAGGCAGCGTTATAA
- a CDS encoding porin — translation MKKTLIALAIGATILTPVMAAAADVKVYGRAHVSLDYLSDGKDYSEIGLSSNSSRLGFKAEQKLENGMTVFGQVEQEINFSSGEKDEKGVNFATRDTFVGLKGDFGQARVGRFDSPFKVARGPVNFFGDMVGDVRNVTRIGDLKFDERNENTIEYKSPKFGGGFNVLAALSMHKNKNIVKDGNDEGVDDNKAYDLALTYKEGPIDFAAAYEKYEDNAANTSTDVSETGIQAERDAFRIAAAYKITPDFNLGAMYQIAQYDNDALSNFDAQVYGIAGEYKLTPKTALRGEYFYRDVDADDANSSLVAIGVEHRLDSTVRVYANLATMLNDKNANLVPWKEGRSNTVSGETDENATALSLGFRYDF, via the coding sequence ATGAAAAAAACTTTAATCGCTTTAGCAATCGGGGCAACAATTTTAACACCAGTCATGGCAGCTGCTGCTGACGTAAAAGTTTACGGTCGTGCACACGTATCGTTAGACTATTTAAGTGATGGAAAAGACTATAGCGAAATCGGTCTCTCTTCAAATTCTTCACGCCTAGGCTTTAAAGCAGAACAAAAATTAGAAAATGGTATGACTGTTTTTGGCCAAGTTGAACAAGAAATTAACTTCTCTAGTGGTGAAAAAGACGAGAAAGGTGTTAATTTTGCAACTCGCGATACCTTTGTCGGTTTAAAAGGTGATTTTGGTCAAGCGCGTGTAGGTCGTTTTGACAGTCCATTTAAAGTTGCACGTGGTCCAGTCAACTTCTTTGGCGATATGGTTGGTGATGTACGTAACGTAACACGTATTGGTGACTTGAAATTTGACGAGCGTAATGAGAATACCATTGAATATAAATCACCAAAATTCGGTGGTGGATTCAACGTATTAGCAGCTCTTTCAATGCACAAGAATAAGAATATTGTGAAAGACGGTAATGATGAAGGCGTAGATGATAATAAAGCTTATGATCTTGCATTGACCTATAAAGAAGGTCCAATCGATTTTGCTGCAGCATATGAAAAATATGAAGATAATGCTGCAAATACATCGACAGATGTTTCAGAAACAGGAATTCAAGCTGAACGTGATGCTTTCCGTATTGCAGCAGCATATAAAATCACTCCTGATTTTAACTTAGGGGCTATGTATCAAATCGCTCAATATGACAATGATGCTTTAAGCAATTTTGATGCTCAAGTCTATGGTATTGCTGGTGAATACAAACTAACGCCAAAAACGGCGCTACGTGGTGAGTATTTCTACCGTGATGTAGATGCTGATGATGCAAATTCAAGTTTGGTCGCGATTGGTGTTGAGCACCGTTTAGACTCTACAGTACGTGTCTATGCAAACCTAGCTACTATGCTAAATGATAAAAATGCTAACCTTGTGCCTTGGAAAGAAGGTCGCTCAAATACTGTAAGTGGCGAAACTGACGAAAATGCAACAGCTCTTTCTCTAGGCTTCCGCTACGACTTCTAA
- the cydP gene encoding cytochrome oxidase putative small subunit CydP: MSLVPENLNQKVVREITLILIIKVILLLTIKHIWFDAPTIPKNFDSQVAERIAGSPSQIKETR; encoded by the coding sequence ATGAGCTTAGTTCCTGAAAATCTAAATCAAAAAGTGGTTAGAGAGATTACCCTGATTTTAATTATCAAGGTCATTCTATTACTAACAATCAAACATATCTGGTTTGATGCGCCCACGATTCCTAAAAATTTTGACTCTCAAGTTGCCGAGCGTATTGCCGGCAGTCCTTCCCAAATCAAGGAGACACGTTGA
- a CDS encoding cytochrome ubiquinol oxidase subunit I, whose product MIAESVVDLSRFQFAMTAMYHFIFVPLTLGLAFILAIMETTYVISGKEIYKDMTKFWGKLFGINFALGVTTGLTMEFQFGTNWAYYSHYVGDIFGAPLAIEGLMAFFLESTFIGLFFFGWDRLSKVQHLCVTWLVALGSNMSALWILVANGWMQNPVGSAFNYETMRMELVDFGALIFNPVAQVKFVHTVSAGYVTGAIFVLAISSYYLLKKQDLPFARRSFAIAAIFGLASTLSVILLGDESGYELGDVQKTKLAAIEAEWDTHPAPAAFTLFGIPNEETQTTDYAIKIPYVMGIIATRSVTEEVTGIKDLIAQHEQRIRNGMVAYEQLELLRAGDQSPELKAAFEETQKDLGYGLLLKKYTPNVVDATDEHIKAAAADTIPHVPSLFWAFRAMVASGFLMLILFILATIAVGKRNAENKPWLLKFALFALPLPWVAAQTGWYVAEVGRQPWTIGEVLPTHLSASSLSTGDVWGSIIALASFYTVLLIIEMYLMIKFSRLGPSSLHTGKYHFEKLEAAKKANEEGQA is encoded by the coding sequence ATGATTGCTGAAAGCGTGGTCGATCTTTCGCGGTTCCAGTTCGCTATGACTGCGATGTATCATTTTATTTTTGTTCCGCTAACCTTAGGTCTAGCCTTTATCCTGGCCATTATGGAAACCACGTATGTGATTTCCGGCAAAGAGATCTATAAGGACATGACCAAGTTCTGGGGGAAACTTTTCGGGATTAACTTTGCACTGGGGGTAACAACTGGCCTGACTATGGAGTTCCAGTTTGGTACTAACTGGGCCTACTACTCGCACTATGTGGGTGACATCTTTGGTGCACCGCTAGCGATTGAAGGCTTAATGGCATTCTTCCTGGAATCTACTTTTATTGGTCTGTTCTTCTTTGGATGGGATCGCCTGTCTAAGGTTCAGCATCTGTGTGTAACCTGGTTAGTAGCGCTTGGCTCTAACATGTCTGCATTGTGGATTCTGGTTGCCAATGGCTGGATGCAAAATCCGGTAGGTTCCGCATTTAACTATGAAACCATGCGTATGGAATTGGTGGACTTCGGTGCATTGATTTTCAACCCTGTCGCACAGGTTAAATTTGTACATACCGTTTCTGCAGGCTATGTCACAGGTGCCATTTTCGTACTCGCGATTTCAAGTTACTACCTGTTAAAGAAACAAGACTTACCATTTGCACGTCGTTCATTTGCGATCGCGGCAATCTTTGGTCTTGCTTCTACGCTTTCAGTCATCTTACTTGGTGATGAATCAGGCTATGAGCTTGGTGATGTTCAAAAAACTAAACTAGCTGCAATTGAAGCTGAATGGGATACACACCCTGCACCTGCTGCATTTACACTGTTTGGTATTCCAAATGAAGAAACTCAGACTACCGACTATGCCATTAAAATTCCTTATGTGATGGGGATTATTGCGACACGTTCTGTGACTGAAGAAGTGACAGGGATTAAAGACCTCATTGCTCAACATGAACAACGTATTCGTAATGGTATGGTGGCATATGAGCAACTCGAGCTTCTACGTGCAGGTGATCAATCTCCTGAATTGAAAGCAGCATTCGAAGAAACTCAAAAAGACTTAGGCTATGGCTTACTTCTTAAAAAATATACACCGAATGTTGTTGATGCAACTGACGAACACATTAAAGCTGCTGCAGCTGACACCATTCCACACGTTCCAAGTTTGTTCTGGGCATTCCGTGCGATGGTTGCATCTGGTTTCTTAATGCTCATTCTATTTATCCTTGCCACCATTGCAGTGGGTAAACGTAATGCAGAAAACAAACCTTGGTTATTAAAATTCGCACTCTTTGCTCTGCCTTTACCTTGGGTTGCTGCACAAACAGGTTGGTATGTCGCTGAAGTGGGCCGTCAACCTTGGACCATTGGTGAAGTACTGCCAACTCACCTTTCAGCTTCAAGCCTAAGTACGGGTGACGTATGGGGTTCAATCATTGCATTAGCATCGTTCTACACTGTATTGCTCATCATTGAGATGTATCTCATGATTAAATTCTCACGCCTTGGCCCAAGTTCTCTACATACAGGTAAATACCATTTCGAGAAACTTGAAGCTGCTAAAAAAGCAAATGAGGAGGGTCAAGCATGA
- the cydB gene encoding cytochrome d ubiquinol oxidase subunit II, with product MIEYELLKIIWWVLVGVLLIGFALTDGFDMGSMAIMPFVGKNDEERRAAINTIAPHWDGNQVWFITAGGALFAAWPMVYATAFSGMYWALLLVLFALFLRPVGFDYRSKLENTKWRTSWDWGLAVGGAVPALVFGVAFGNMFLGVPFTLDETVRSTYTGSFFALLNPFAIVCGLVSLSMLCAHGGAWLMLRTDGALRERSAKATKIMGIVYLATFLAAGAWLYFGGIQGYTLVTPYDTNGVANPLAKEVLINGNPGWMNNYTTYPITMIAPIMGILGGIIVVLAASKAKAGLSFLGSSMAVIGAILTAGFALFPFLMPSSINPTASLTMWDAVSSKNTLTVMTVAACIFVPIILAYTTWCYYKMWGVITNKHIQENSHSLY from the coding sequence ATGATCGAATATGAATTACTCAAAATTATTTGGTGGGTGTTGGTCGGTGTCCTCCTGATTGGATTTGCCCTCACCGACGGCTTTGACATGGGTTCCATGGCCATCATGCCATTCGTAGGCAAAAATGACGAAGAACGTCGTGCGGCAATCAATACGATTGCCCCACACTGGGACGGTAACCAGGTTTGGTTCATTACCGCAGGTGGCGCACTCTTTGCTGCATGGCCAATGGTATATGCTACTGCGTTCTCAGGCATGTACTGGGCACTCCTCCTCGTGCTGTTTGCCCTGTTCTTACGCCCGGTTGGTTTTGACTACCGTTCAAAACTTGAAAACACCAAATGGCGTACATCTTGGGATTGGGGTTTAGCCGTTGGTGGTGCAGTTCCTGCATTGGTTTTCGGTGTAGCGTTCGGTAACATGTTCCTTGGCGTACCGTTCACTTTAGATGAAACTGTTCGTTCAACTTATACCGGTAGCTTCTTTGCCCTACTTAACCCATTTGCGATTGTGTGTGGTTTAGTGAGCTTATCAATGCTGTGTGCACATGGTGGTGCTTGGCTGATGCTTCGTACTGATGGTGCATTACGTGAACGTTCTGCGAAAGCAACGAAGATCATGGGTATTGTTTACCTTGCGACTTTCTTGGCTGCAGGTGCTTGGTTGTACTTCGGTGGTATCCAAGGCTATACACTGGTGACTCCATATGACACCAATGGCGTTGCAAATCCACTGGCTAAAGAAGTACTGATCAATGGCAACCCTGGCTGGATGAATAACTATACAACTTATCCAATCACCATGATTGCACCAATCATGGGTATCCTTGGCGGTATTATTGTCGTGCTGGCTGCCTCTAAAGCCAAAGCTGGCTTGAGCTTCCTGGGTTCATCCATGGCAGTGATCGGTGCAATCTTGACTGCTGGTTTCGCCCTGTTCCCATTCTTAATGCCATCTAGCATTAACCCTACTGCCAGCTTGACTATGTGGGATGCAGTATCAAGCAAAAATACCTTAACAGTGATGACTGTTGCGGCGTGTATCTTTGTACCGATCATTCTTGCTTACACCACTTGGTGTTATTACAAAATGTGGGGCGTGATCACCAACAAGCATATTCAAGAGAACTCACACAGCCTGTACTAA
- the cydX gene encoding cytochrome bd-I oxidase subunit CydX, translated as MWYFAWILGILMACFAGVLSALYIEHHQDLDEE; from the coding sequence ATGTGGTATTTCGCCTGGATTCTCGGAATTTTGATGGCATGTTTTGCAGGTGTACTCAGTGCCCTATACATTGAACATCATCAAGATTTAGATGAGGAATAA